In Sphingomonas sp. SUN019, one genomic interval encodes:
- a CDS encoding short-chain fatty acyl-CoA regulator family protein, with product MADRKLMAGHVVRRLRRQQGLTQAGMAETLAISPSYLNLIERNQRPLTAALLVKLAETFDFDPRALAAGEPGGGAAAVRRRLADPLFADLEIDRNEVEEWLAAAPGGAEAFARAFDRMLAGGGAALVADDPVAPVRREIERWRNHFADLDAAAETLADELRLGAGDLYGAIAERLRVKHSLTIRVLPVEVMPDMLRRLDLHARQLQLSELLDPASRTFAAAFQLAQIEARGEIEALALGAGFADRASDRLYRRHLSSYFAAAVMMPYARFLRACEATGYDIELLQRRFGAGFEQVAHRLTTLQRVGARGLPFFMIRIDRAGQSSKRYAGASGAALVEADGRCPLWHLHRAFDRPGSLVVQLVEIEGVGSDTGARWLTMARTVNPQGRRYGAVAAEFAIGIGVAAELAGSVAAARGFDLSGVVMPIGLGCRACVRPDCPQRAAAPAGRALTVNERERRMTALTFAGD from the coding sequence ATGGCCGATCGCAAATTGATGGCGGGTCACGTCGTACGGCGATTGCGACGGCAGCAAGGGCTGACGCAGGCCGGCATGGCCGAAACGCTGGCGATTTCGCCGAGCTATCTCAATCTGATCGAGCGCAACCAGCGGCCTTTGACCGCCGCGTTGCTGGTGAAACTGGCCGAGACGTTCGACTTCGATCCGCGCGCGCTGGCCGCGGGGGAGCCCGGCGGCGGTGCGGCGGCGGTGCGGCGGCGGCTGGCCGATCCGTTGTTTGCCGATCTGGAGATCGACCGCAACGAGGTGGAGGAATGGCTGGCCGCCGCGCCCGGCGGGGCCGAGGCGTTCGCGCGCGCCTTCGATCGTATGTTGGCGGGTGGCGGGGCGGCGTTGGTGGCGGATGATCCGGTCGCGCCGGTGCGACGCGAGATCGAGCGCTGGCGCAATCATTTCGCCGATCTCGATGCGGCGGCGGAGACGCTGGCGGACGAACTGCGGCTGGGGGCGGGCGACCTGTACGGCGCGATCGCCGAGCGCCTGCGGGTGAAGCACAGCCTGACGATCCGCGTGCTGCCGGTGGAGGTGATGCCGGACATGCTGCGGCGATTGGACCTGCACGCGCGACAATTGCAGTTGAGCGAGTTGCTCGACCCGGCAAGCCGCACCTTCGCCGCTGCATTCCAGTTGGCGCAGATCGAAGCGCGCGGCGAGATCGAGGCGCTGGCGCTCGGTGCCGGGTTCGCCGATCGTGCGTCCGACCGGCTGTATCGCCGCCACCTGTCGAGCTATTTCGCGGCCGCGGTGATGATGCCCTATGCGCGCTTCCTGCGCGCGTGCGAGGCGACGGGGTATGACATCGAACTGCTCCAGCGGCGGTTCGGCGCAGGGTTCGAACAGGTCGCGCACCGGCTGACGACGTTGCAGCGCGTCGGGGCGCGGGGGTTGCCGTTCTTCATGATTCGCATCGACCGCGCCGGGCAATCGTCGAAGCGTTATGCGGGCGCGAGCGGCGCGGCGCTGGTGGAGGCGGACGGACGGTGTCCGTTGTGGCATCTGCACCGCGCATTCGACCGGCCGGGCAGTCTGGTGGTGCAGTTGGTCGAGATCGAGGGCGTCGGAAGCGATACGGGCGCGCGCTGGCTGACGATGGCGCGGACGGTCAACCCGCAAGGTCGGCGCTACGGCGCGGTAGCGGCGGAGTTTGCGATCGGGATCGGGGTGGCGGCGGAGCTGGCGGGGAGCGTCGCGGCTGCGCGTGGGTTCGACTTGAGCGGCGTGGTGATGCCGATCGGGCTTGGCTGCCGCGCCTGCGTCCGCCCCGATTGCCCGCAGCGCGCCGCCGCCCCCGCGGGCCGCGCACTGACCGTCAACGAACGCGAACGCCGAATGACCGCGCTGACCTTTGCAGGGGATTAG
- a CDS encoding opacity protein — protein MRKFPLVLAAAATFVAAPAFAQDASYPATPAPAETSTDMQTASPDTATAPDGTRAFGIDPYVGIMGGWEQFDSEPNPAGIAGGTRGNKLNGSLVQGVAGFNVPLGPVFVGAEGNVAKGISGDIDWEYGAAGRFGLRAGESGLFYGKVGYQWVNFAKRADKTRDFDDITYGVGFEVGPKDIGLQGLTGNAGFRLRGEVSTFGSAHSFRPMLGIVTHF, from the coding sequence ATGCGCAAGTTCCCCCTCGTCCTCGCCGCTGCGGCGACATTCGTCGCCGCTCCCGCCTTCGCGCAGGACGCCAGCTATCCCGCGACGCCCGCCCCGGCCGAAACCTCGACCGACATGCAGACCGCATCGCCCGACACCGCGACCGCACCCGATGGCACGCGCGCGTTCGGCATCGATCCGTACGTTGGCATCATGGGCGGCTGGGAGCAGTTCGACAGCGAGCCGAACCCTGCGGGAATCGCGGGCGGCACGCGCGGCAACAAGCTGAACGGCAGCCTGGTGCAGGGCGTCGCGGGCTTCAACGTGCCGCTCGGCCCGGTGTTCGTCGGTGCGGAAGGCAATGTCGCCAAGGGCATTTCGGGCGACATCGACTGGGAATATGGTGCAGCCGGCCGGTTCGGCCTGCGCGCGGGCGAGAGCGGCCTGTTCTATGGCAAGGTCGGATATCAGTGGGTGAACTTCGCCAAGCGCGCGGACAAGACGCGTGACTTCGACGACATCACGTACGGCGTCGGTTTCGAGGTCGGTCCGAAGGACATCGGCCTGCAGGGCCTGACCGGCAACGCGGGCTTCCGCCTGCGCGGCGAAGTGTCGACCTTCGGCAGCGCGCACAGCTTCCGCCCGATGTTGGGTATCGTGACGCACTTCTGA
- a CDS encoding type II toxin-antitoxin system VapC family toxin: MTTYVDTSVLIDLLEANSEHHAWSLTQIEKARVSGPVIVSDAVYSEFSIALDTEEHADEALNQFSFVRCGYSNQVLFRAGKAYLRYRQSKGTKTNVLPDFFIGALADTERAPLLTRDPQKVRAYFPTVELITPQK, translated from the coding sequence ATGACAACATACGTCGACACCAGCGTATTGATTGATCTTTTGGAGGCGAACTCTGAACACCATGCGTGGAGCCTGACGCAGATCGAGAAAGCCCGAGTGTCGGGCCCTGTCATAGTATCTGACGCAGTATATAGTGAATTCTCGATTGCGCTGGATACGGAGGAACATGCCGATGAAGCCCTGAACCAGTTTTCCTTTGTTCGCTGCGGATACTCCAACCAAGTGTTGTTTCGCGCAGGAAAAGCCTATTTGCGATATCGGCAAAGTAAAGGCACAAAGACAAACGTCCTTCCGGATTTTTTCATAGGCGCGCTAGCTGACACCGAGCGGGCACCTCTGTTAACCAGAGATCCGCAGAAGGTTCGCGCTTACTTTCCCACTGTCGAGCTAATTACGCCGCAAAAATAG
- a CDS encoding Calx-beta domain-containing protein — MAANIFFNEIHYDNAGGDVGEGFELAGIAGTDLTGWRVVFYNGSGGASYDQINLSGIIPDSQNGFGTLSFLRAGLQNGSPDGIALVDAAGVVVQFLSYEGVMTATNGPAAGLTSTDIGVIENGSDAVGFTLQLKGSGTQASDFTWAAPSAGSFGAVNAGQAFGTVAAANGTLSVADASVTEGDAGTRDLVFTVSRTDGSVGVVSATWTVALGSASATDLAAAAALSGTVSFADGATTAEIRVPVQGDAVFEADETLTVTLSAATGGAALGDAVATGTILNDDIAPPAPIANVFINEIHYDNVSVDAGEAIEVAGTAGTDLTGWSLVLYNGNGGAAYKTIALSGTIDDEQNGYGALSFAAADIQNGAPDGIALVDAAGRVVQFLSYEGAFVATSGAATGLTSNDIGVAEEPVPAAGFSLQLTGSGASAADFIWTTASDDSFGTVNAGQSFLSPTGTGVLRIADASVVEDDAGTINLVVTVFRAGGSALAATVDYAVTLDGTADAADLSPGAVLNGTLSFAAGETSKQIIIPVAGDLVGEGNETLTVTLGATTGDVVIEDGQATATIVNDDPVTLSIGAIQGAGHTSAFVNQIVLTTGIVTAVDSNGFYLQSATGDGDAATSDGIFVFTGAAPSVLAGDAIAVRGTVGEFTGGAGGLSVTQIGAPTITVESSGNALPAAVLIGAGGLLPPTDTIDDDGFTSFDPTTDGIDFWESLEGMRVTIDAPQVVSNTTNFGETDVVASLGVGATGVNDRGGITISDGDYNPEKIQIDDDSAIFAGFTPGYSIGDQLSSVTGVLNYSFNYYEVLVTEAVTVTKDVTLEREATTLSGDANNLSIATYNVENLDPGDNKFDVLAGNIVYSLGAPDIVALQEIQDADGAGTGSDLSGTVTAQGLIDAIFAESGKHYAYVEVAPSAPNTTGGEPGGNIRNGYLYNIDRVSYVEGSAELIAGSAYAGSRSPLVAQFGFAGQTITAINVHFTSRGGSDPLWGDTQPPANAGDAARTAQAAGVKAYIQDQLATDPSLNVAVLGDWNGFYFEDAQTQLTDPAKGGVLTNLNSLLPEEERYSYMFEGNAQALDNILVTGGLVGGAQFDAVHINAQFGAAGRATDHDPQLALLRLGAAPTDVVISNASVAENLAAGAVVGTVSATDTANDTLTYALIDDAGGLFAIDAATGVVTTTGMLDFEALAAAYAITARATDSGGLSTDKAFTIFVTDVNEAPVAQGDQVAVNEDATTGNLWGTLLANDSDPDAGQTLAISAVDTTGTLGSLQFDPTTQTLRYVADNDAFDALAPGATATDRFTYTVTDGAGLTSTATVDLTVTGVADGVTKYAPLFGGTVTGTAGEDTLRGLLGNDTLNGLGGHDLLIGGLGRDKLNGGDGNDVLFGDLGDDTLSGGAGKDVLFGGLGNDTLSGGTGADMFHFGRFDGSDTITDFDTALDRIILDDGISLQRTKVQDVNRDGAADLTLTFSQGTSMTLLGVNNAAAVKFAAPDFYSDHQPGLGGLFDTIGDFLGQRLAEVHAWP, encoded by the coding sequence ATGGCGGCCAATATCTTCTTCAACGAAATCCATTACGATAACGCGGGCGGCGATGTCGGCGAAGGGTTCGAGCTGGCGGGGATCGCCGGGACCGACCTGACCGGCTGGCGCGTCGTATTCTACAACGGCAGCGGCGGGGCGAGCTACGACCAGATCAATCTGTCGGGGATCATTCCCGACAGCCAAAACGGTTTCGGCACCTTGTCTTTCCTGCGCGCGGGGCTTCAGAACGGATCGCCCGACGGCATCGCGCTGGTCGACGCGGCGGGCGTGGTCGTGCAGTTCCTGTCGTATGAAGGCGTGATGACGGCGACCAACGGCCCGGCCGCGGGGCTGACCAGCACCGATATCGGCGTGATCGAGAACGGCAGCGACGCGGTCGGCTTCACGCTGCAATTGAAGGGTAGCGGGACGCAGGCGAGCGATTTCACCTGGGCCGCGCCGTCGGCTGGCAGCTTCGGGGCGGTGAATGCGGGGCAGGCGTTCGGCACGGTCGCGGCGGCCAACGGCACCCTGTCAGTGGCCGATGCTTCGGTGACCGAGGGCGATGCCGGGACGCGCGACCTGGTGTTCACCGTCAGCCGTACCGACGGCAGCGTCGGCGTGGTGTCGGCGACGTGGACGGTCGCGCTCGGCAGCGCCAGCGCCACCGATCTCGCGGCGGCTGCGGCCCTGTCGGGAACGGTCAGCTTCGCCGATGGCGCGACGACCGCCGAAATCCGCGTCCCCGTGCAGGGCGATGCGGTGTTCGAGGCCGACGAGACGCTGACCGTGACGCTCTCCGCCGCGACCGGCGGCGCGGCGCTGGGCGATGCGGTCGCGACCGGCACGATCCTGAACGACGATATCGCGCCGCCTGCTCCGATCGCGAACGTCTTCATCAACGAAATCCACTACGACAATGTGAGCGTCGATGCGGGCGAGGCGATCGAGGTTGCTGGCACTGCGGGCACCGACCTGACCGGCTGGTCGCTGGTGCTGTACAATGGCAACGGCGGCGCAGCGTACAAGACGATCGCCTTGTCGGGCACGATCGACGACGAACAGAACGGCTATGGCGCGCTGTCATTCGCGGCGGCCGACATCCAGAACGGCGCGCCCGACGGCATCGCATTGGTCGATGCGGCGGGCCGGGTGGTGCAGTTCCTGTCGTATGAGGGCGCGTTCGTCGCGACGAGCGGCGCGGCGACCGGCCTGACCAGCAATGACATCGGCGTCGCCGAAGAACCCGTTCCCGCCGCAGGTTTCTCGCTGCAACTGACGGGCAGCGGCGCGAGCGCGGCGGACTTCATCTGGACGACGGCGAGCGACGACAGTTTCGGGACGGTCAACGCCGGGCAGAGCTTCCTGTCGCCGACCGGCACCGGCGTGCTGCGGATCGCGGATGCGAGTGTGGTCGAGGACGACGCGGGGACGATCAATCTGGTGGTCACGGTGTTCCGCGCGGGCGGGTCCGCGCTGGCGGCGACGGTCGATTATGCGGTGACGCTGGACGGCACCGCCGATGCGGCGGACCTGTCGCCCGGCGCGGTGCTCAATGGCACGCTCAGCTTCGCGGCGGGTGAGACGAGCAAGCAGATCATCATTCCGGTAGCGGGTGATCTGGTCGGCGAAGGTAATGAGACGCTGACCGTGACGCTTGGCGCGACCACCGGCGACGTGGTGATCGAAGACGGTCAGGCGACCGCCACGATCGTCAACGACGATCCCGTCACGCTGTCGATCGGCGCTATTCAGGGCGCGGGCCACACGTCGGCGTTCGTGAACCAGATCGTGCTGACGACCGGCATCGTGACCGCGGTCGACAGCAACGGCTTCTACCTTCAGTCCGCGACCGGCGACGGCGATGCGGCGACTTCTGACGGCATCTTCGTCTTCACCGGGGCAGCGCCGAGCGTGCTGGCGGGCGATGCGATCGCGGTGCGCGGGACGGTCGGCGAGTTCACCGGCGGCGCGGGCGGGCTGTCGGTGACGCAGATCGGCGCGCCGACGATCACGGTCGAGAGCAGCGGCAATGCGCTGCCCGCCGCGGTGCTGATCGGGGCGGGCGGGCTGCTGCCGCCGACCGACACGATCGACGACGACGGCTTCACCAGCTTTGATCCCACCACCGACGGCATCGATTTCTGGGAATCGCTGGAGGGGATGCGCGTCACGATCGACGCGCCGCAGGTAGTGTCGAACACGACCAATTTCGGTGAGACCGACGTCGTCGCCTCGCTGGGCGTCGGCGCGACCGGCGTCAACGACCGCGGCGGAATCACGATCTCCGACGGCGACTATAACCCTGAGAAAATCCAGATCGACGACGACAGCGCGATCTTCGCGGGCTTTACGCCGGGCTATTCGATCGGCGACCAGTTGAGCAGCGTCACCGGCGTGCTCAATTACTCGTTCAATTACTACGAGGTGCTGGTGACCGAGGCGGTCACGGTGACCAAGGACGTGACGCTGGAGCGCGAGGCGACTACGCTGTCGGGCGACGCCAACAATCTGTCGATCGCGACCTACAATGTCGAGAACCTCGATCCGGGCGACAACAAGTTCGACGTTTTGGCAGGCAACATCGTCTACAGCCTCGGCGCACCCGATATCGTCGCGCTGCAGGAAATTCAGGACGCGGACGGCGCGGGGACGGGCAGCGACCTTTCGGGAACGGTCACCGCGCAGGGGCTGATCGACGCGATCTTCGCCGAATCGGGCAAGCATTACGCGTATGTCGAGGTCGCGCCGAGTGCGCCGAACACGACCGGCGGTGAGCCGGGCGGCAATATCCGTAACGGCTACCTCTACAACATCGACCGCGTTTCCTATGTCGAGGGTAGCGCCGAGCTGATCGCGGGATCGGCCTATGCCGGCAGCCGCAGTCCGCTGGTCGCGCAGTTCGGCTTTGCCGGGCAGACGATCACCGCGATCAACGTCCACTTCACCTCGCGCGGCGGCAGCGATCCGTTGTGGGGCGATACGCAGCCGCCGGCCAATGCGGGCGACGCCGCGCGCACCGCGCAGGCGGCGGGGGTGAAGGCGTATATCCAAGATCAACTCGCGACCGATCCGTCGCTGAACGTCGCGGTGCTGGGCGACTGGAACGGCTTCTATTTCGAGGATGCGCAGACCCAGCTGACCGATCCGGCCAAGGGCGGCGTGCTGACGAACCTCAACAGCCTGCTGCCCGAGGAAGAACGCTACAGTTATATGTTCGAGGGCAATGCGCAGGCGCTCGACAACATCCTGGTCACTGGCGGACTGGTCGGCGGCGCGCAGTTCGACGCGGTGCATATCAATGCACAGTTCGGGGCCGCTGGCCGCGCGACCGATCATGATCCGCAGCTTGCATTGCTGCGGCTGGGCGCGGCGCCGACCGATGTGGTCATCAGCAACGCCAGCGTCGCGGAGAATCTGGCGGCGGGCGCGGTGGTCGGAACGGTGTCGGCAACCGATACCGCGAACGACACGCTGACCTACGCTCTGATCGACGATGCGGGTGGCCTGTTCGCGATCGACGCCGCGACGGGTGTGGTCACGACGACCGGGATGCTCGATTTCGAGGCGTTGGCCGCCGCCTATGCGATCACCGCACGCGCGACCGACAGCGGCGGGCTGAGCACCGACAAGGCGTTCACGATCTTCGTGACCGACGTCAATGAGGCACCGGTCGCGCAGGGTGATCAGGTCGCGGTGAACGAGGATGCGACGACCGGCAATCTGTGGGGAACGTTGCTCGCCAACGACAGCGACCCCGACGCCGGGCAGACGCTGGCGATCAGCGCGGTCGACACGACCGGTACGCTCGGCAGCCTGCAGTTCGATCCCACGACGCAGACGCTGCGCTACGTCGCGGACAATGACGCGTTCGATGCGCTCGCGCCCGGTGCGACCGCGACCGATCGCTTCACTTACACCGTGACCGACGGGGCCGGTCTGACGAGCACCGCGACGGTCGACCTGACCGTGACCGGCGTCGCGGACGGCGTGACGAAATACGCGCCGTTGTTCGGCGGGACGGTGACCGGCACCGCGGGCGAGGATACGCTGCGCGGGCTGCTGGGCAACGACACGCTGAACGGACTGGGCGGGCATGATCTGCTGATCGGTGGCCTTGGTCGCGACAAGCTAAATGGCGGCGATGGCAACGACGTCCTGTTCGGCGATCTGGGCGACGACACCCTGTCGGGCGGCGCGGGGAAGGACGTGCTGTTCGGGGGCCTCGGCAACGATACGCTCTCGGGCGGGACCGGGGCCGACATGTTCCATTTCGGGCGGTTCGACGGCAGCGACACGATCACCGATTTCGATACGGCGCTCGATCGGATCATCCTGGACGACGGGATTTCGTTGCAGCGTACGAAGGTGCAGGACGTCAACCGCGACGGCGCGGCCGACCTGACGCTGACGTTCAGCCAGGGCACGTCGATGACGTTGCTGGGTGTGAACAACGCCGCCGCGGTCAAGTTCGCCGCGCCCGATTTCTATTCGGACCATCAGCCCGGCCTCGGCGGCCTGTTCGACACGATCGGCGATTTCCTGGGCCAGCGGCTGGCCGAGGTTCATGCCTGGCCATGA
- a CDS encoding biopolymer transporter ExbD: MRRYASTHAATFDEPLGSINITPLIDVLLVLLVMIILTIPIMAHEVPIDLPQPGPKAGVPQVVHRLAIARSGAVSLDGRAVTGGELPGLLAAVRADRQSVLVMKTDPEARYERFVETIAVVKRAGITRLGFEGERGE; encoded by the coding sequence ATGCGCCGTTACGCCTCCACCCATGCCGCGACTTTCGACGAACCGCTGGGCAGCATCAACATCACCCCGCTGATCGACGTCCTGCTGGTGCTGCTGGTGATGATCATCCTGACCATCCCGATCATGGCGCACGAGGTGCCGATCGACCTGCCGCAGCCGGGTCCGAAGGCGGGCGTGCCGCAGGTAGTCCACCGGCTGGCGATCGCGCGCAGCGGCGCGGTGTCGCTCGACGGGCGCGCGGTGACGGGCGGAGAACTGCCGGGGTTGCTGGCGGCGGTGCGCGCGGACCGGCAATCGGTGCTGGTGATGAAGACCGACCCGGAGGCGCGCTACGAACGCTTCGTCGAAACGATCGCGGTGGTGAAGCGCGCGGGCATCACGCGGCTGGGGTTCGAGGGGGAGCGGGGGGAGTGA
- a CDS encoding RES family NAD+ phosphorylase, which produces MSTTTARRSDSVPTAADFRAYAGPVSRLVEAQHRISTNRLAATREDQALLENLVEEVKPVMPHAARGLHYLLATPFRYGHAKPSRFRRATERPGIFYAAEDIATAIAETAYWRLLFFSRSPGFRPPSTVVEHSAFTVPVAVDRALDLTAPPFDVQRALWTDPADYAACQDFAACARAIAAQAIRYASVRDPDHRANLALLDPAVFASAAPTIEQTWHFRYEAGQLTAFAAFPSNERYAFTFATFGLSPP; this is translated from the coding sequence ATGTCGACGACCACCGCGCGCAGGTCTGACTCGGTCCCGACCGCTGCCGATTTCCGTGCCTACGCCGGGCCGGTCTCGCGGCTGGTCGAAGCGCAGCACCGCATCTCGACCAACCGCCTCGCCGCGACGCGCGAAGATCAGGCGCTGCTGGAAAATCTGGTCGAAGAGGTGAAGCCGGTGATGCCGCACGCCGCCCGCGGGCTGCACTATCTACTCGCGACGCCGTTTCGCTATGGTCATGCGAAGCCGTCACGGTTTCGCCGCGCGACCGAACGCCCCGGTATCTTCTACGCGGCCGAAGATATCGCCACCGCGATAGCCGAAACGGCGTATTGGCGGCTGCTGTTCTTCTCGCGCTCGCCCGGATTTCGGCCACCCAGCACGGTCGTAGAGCATTCCGCCTTCACCGTGCCTGTCGCGGTCGATCGCGCGCTCGATCTCACCGCGCCGCCGTTCGACGTGCAGCGCGCGCTGTGGACCGACCCCGCCGATTACGCCGCATGTCAGGACTTCGCGGCCTGCGCCCGGGCGATCGCAGCGCAAGCGATCCGCTACGCATCGGTGCGCGACCCCGATCACCGCGCGAACCTGGCCCTGCTCGATCCCGCCGTCTTCGCCAGCGCGGCCCCGACGATCGAGCAGACGTGGCACTTCCGCTACGAGGCGGGGCAACTCACCGCCTTCGCTGCCTTCCCGTCGAACGAGCGGTACGCCTTCACTTTCGCGACCTTCGGACTTTCGCCGCCCTAA
- a CDS encoding MT-A70 family methyltransferase: MTRTKSERIPQSKLVVGDKMLDPEGHISPVVDLLATAGKKKFGTILADPPWQFQNRTGKIAPEHKRLNRYGTMKLDEICALPVADIAADPAHLYLWVPNALLPDGLRVMDAWGFRYISNIVWHKVRKDGGSDGRGVGFYFRNVTEILLFGVRGKNARTLAPGRSQVNMMQTRKREHSRKPDEQYKIIEDCSFKPRLEMFSRGTRRNWTVWGDQADDNYEPTWKTYAHNSTEERRIADFD; this comes from the coding sequence TTGACCAGAACCAAAAGCGAACGTATTCCCCAGTCGAAACTGGTCGTAGGTGACAAAATGCTCGATCCAGAAGGTCACATCTCCCCGGTCGTCGACCTCCTAGCAACCGCGGGTAAGAAGAAGTTCGGGACTATCTTGGCCGATCCGCCGTGGCAGTTTCAGAACCGCACCGGCAAAATCGCCCCCGAACATAAAAGGCTTAATCGCTATGGTACGATGAAGCTCGACGAAATTTGCGCGTTGCCGGTTGCGGACATCGCGGCAGATCCCGCTCACCTGTATCTGTGGGTTCCAAACGCATTGTTGCCCGATGGACTGCGCGTAATGGACGCATGGGGCTTTCGCTATATTTCAAACATTGTCTGGCACAAGGTGCGAAAAGACGGAGGTTCGGACGGACGCGGCGTAGGATTTTACTTCCGTAACGTCACCGAAATCCTGCTGTTCGGTGTCCGAGGAAAAAACGCTCGTACACTTGCACCAGGTAGAAGTCAGGTCAACATGATGCAAACGCGAAAGCGCGAGCATAGTCGCAAACCAGACGAGCAATATAAGATCATCGAAGATTGCAGCTTCAAGCCAAGGCTTGAAATGTTTAGCCGTGGGACGCGTCGGAACTGGACCGTTTGGGGTGATCAGGCGGATGATAATTACGAACCGACTTGGAAAACATACGCCCACAATAGTACTGAAGAACGAAGAATTGCGGACTTTGACTAA
- a CDS encoding ribonucleotide-diphosphate reductase subunit beta: MSLLQASKQYKPFEYPWAFEFWKRQQQLHWLPEEVPLGEDCRDWAQKLSDHERNLLTQIFRFFTQADVEVQDCYHEKYGRVFKPTEIKMMLTAFSNMETVHIAAYSHLLDTIGMPESEYGAFLEYAEMKEKHDYMQNFGVDNDEDIARTLAMFGGFTEGVQLFASFAMLMNFPRFNKMKGMGQIVTWSIRDESLHCEGIIKMFHTFCQERQCLTKAVKDDIADVCQTTIRLEDNFIDLAFEMGPVNGMTPKEIKKYIRFIADWRLNQLGLKPIYMIDEHPLPWLAPMLNGVEHANFFEQRATEYSKAATKGQWNDVWDSFDKRQKAKVGKPAANEDAGDAGGDMFSRAGVAAE; encoded by the coding sequence ATGTCCCTCCTCCAAGCCTCCAAGCAGTACAAGCCGTTCGAATACCCCTGGGCGTTCGAATTCTGGAAGCGTCAGCAGCAGCTCCACTGGCTTCCCGAAGAGGTGCCGCTGGGCGAGGATTGCCGTGATTGGGCGCAGAAGCTCAGCGACCACGAACGCAATCTGCTCACGCAAATCTTCCGCTTCTTCACCCAGGCCGACGTCGAGGTGCAGGATTGCTACCACGAGAAATACGGCCGCGTGTTCAAGCCGACCGAGATCAAGATGATGCTGACCGCGTTCAGCAACATGGAGACGGTCCACATCGCCGCCTACAGCCATCTGCTCGACACGATCGGGATGCCCGAAAGTGAATATGGCGCCTTCCTCGAATATGCCGAGATGAAGGAAAAGCATGATTACATGCAGAATTTCGGCGTCGACAATGACGAGGACATCGCCCGCACGCTCGCCATGTTCGGCGGCTTCACCGAAGGCGTTCAGCTATTCGCCAGCTTCGCGATGCTGATGAACTTCCCGCGCTTCAACAAGATGAAGGGCATGGGACAGATCGTCACCTGGTCGATCCGCGACGAAAGCCTGCACTGCGAAGGCATCATCAAGATGTTCCACACCTTCTGCCAGGAGCGCCAGTGCCTGACCAAGGCGGTGAAGGACGACATCGCCGACGTGTGCCAGACGACGATCCGGCTGGAGGACAATTTCATCGACCTCGCGTTCGAAATGGGTCCGGTCAACGGCATGACTCCCAAGGAGATCAAGAAGTACATCCGCTTCATCGCCGACTGGCGGCTGAACCAACTGGGGCTGAAGCCGATCTACATGATCGACGAACACCCCCTCCCGTGGCTCGCCCCGATGCTGAACGGCGTGGAGCACGCCAATTTCTTCGAACAACGCGCGACCGAATATTCGAAGGCCGCGACCAAGGGTCAGTGGAACGACGTGTGGGATTCGTTCGACAAGCGCCAGAAGGCGAAGGTGGGGAAGCCCGCGGCGAATGAGGATGCGGGGGATGCGGGCGGGGATATGTTCTCGCGGGCTGGGGTTGCGGCGGAGTGA
- a CDS encoding MbcA/ParS/Xre antitoxin family protein produces MATVQAWQGNDENRVLTAAVSRVATCWKLTNAQLGAILGLSPATASRLRSGGFELDRSSKAFELGQYLIRLFRSLDALMGSDDAASTSWLHSPNLDLDGRPIDLIRSIRGLDAVANYVDDHRAQV; encoded by the coding sequence ATGGCGACGGTTCAGGCATGGCAGGGAAACGATGAAAACCGCGTGCTGACTGCAGCGGTGTCGCGCGTCGCCACCTGCTGGAAACTGACCAACGCGCAACTCGGCGCGATCCTCGGACTTTCGCCCGCAACCGCCTCTCGGTTGCGGTCGGGCGGTTTCGAACTCGATCGTTCGAGCAAGGCATTCGAGCTGGGGCAATATCTGATCCGCCTGTTCCGCAGCCTGGATGCGCTGATGGGCAGTGACGACGCCGCGTCCACGTCATGGCTGCACAGTCCCAATCTCGACCTCGACGGACGGCCGATCGACCTGATCCGGTCGATCCGCGGGCTGGACGCGGTGGCGAACTATGTCGACGACCACCGCGCGCAGGTCTGA